A DNA window from Carassius gibelio isolate Cgi1373 ecotype wild population from Czech Republic chromosome A6, carGib1.2-hapl.c, whole genome shotgun sequence contains the following coding sequences:
- the LOC128015466 gene encoding voltage-dependent calcium channel gamma-1 subunit-like isoform X2 gives MLTAVVTDHWAVLSPRVENVNATCEAAHFGLWKLCKKHIYIEDEELIGKGCGPISLPGEINCTYFRHFTPGEDSEIFEVKTQREYNISAAAIAIFSLVFMILGTLCVLGSLRKGNDYLYKPAGMFFAFAGLCAIISVEVMRQSVKRMIESEETIWIEYYYSWSFACACTAFVLLFLSGIGLLIVSMPQMPRNPWETCMDAEPEQI, from the exons ATGTTAACAGCAGTGGTGACAGACCACTGGGCCGTGTTGAGTCCTCGAGTGGAGAACGTAAACGCAACATGTGAGGCAGCCCACTTTGGCCTTTGGAAACTTTGTAAGAAACACATCTATATTGAGGATGAGGAATTAATTGGTAAAGGCTGTGGACCTATCAGTTTACCGGGGG aaatcAACTGCACTTACTTCAGACACTTCACACCAGGGGAAGATTCTGAGATCTTTGAAGTTAAAACTCAAAGAG AATACAACATCTCAGCAGCTGCCATAGCCATCTTCAGTCTTGTCTTCATGATTCTGGGCACATTGTGTGTGTTGGGTTCCCTCAGAAAGGGAAATGACTATCTGTACAAGCCTGCTGGCATGTTCTTTGCTTTTGCAG GTCTGTGTGCTATCATCTCAGTAGAGGTAATGCGTCAGTCAGTCAAGAGGATGATAGAAAGTGAGGAAACTATCTGGATCGAGTATTACTATTCCTGGTCGTTTGCGTGTGCGTGTACAGCTTTTGTCCTGCTCTTCCTCAGTGGAATAGGTCTGTTGATAGTCTCCATGCCACAGATGCCTAGAAATCCATGGGAAACCTGCATGGATGCTGAGCCTGAACAGATATAG
- the LOC128015466 gene encoding voltage-dependent calcium channel gamma-1 subunit-like isoform X1: MQKETKTKILFFVIMVGSVCMLTAVVTDHWAVLSPRVENVNATCEAAHFGLWKLCKKHIYIEDEELIGKGCGPISLPGEINCTYFRHFTPGEDSEIFEVKTQREYNISAAAIAIFSLVFMILGTLCVLGSLRKGNDYLYKPAGMFFAFAGLCAIISVEVMRQSVKRMIESEETIWIEYYYSWSFACACTAFVLLFLSGIGLLIVSMPQMPRNPWETCMDAEPEQI; this comes from the exons ATGCAGAAGGAAACCAAGACAAAAATCTTGTTTTTTGTGATAATGGTAGGCTCGGTGTGCATGTTAACAGCAGTGGTGACAGACCACTGGGCCGTGTTGAGTCCTCGAGTGGAGAACGTAAACGCAACATGTGAGGCAGCCCACTTTGGCCTTTGGAAACTTTGTAAGAAACACATCTATATTGAGGATGAGGAATTAATTGGTAAAGGCTGTGGACCTATCAGTTTACCGGGGG aaatcAACTGCACTTACTTCAGACACTTCACACCAGGGGAAGATTCTGAGATCTTTGAAGTTAAAACTCAAAGAG AATACAACATCTCAGCAGCTGCCATAGCCATCTTCAGTCTTGTCTTCATGATTCTGGGCACATTGTGTGTGTTGGGTTCCCTCAGAAAGGGAAATGACTATCTGTACAAGCCTGCTGGCATGTTCTTTGCTTTTGCAG GTCTGTGTGCTATCATCTCAGTAGAGGTAATGCGTCAGTCAGTCAAGAGGATGATAGAAAGTGAGGAAACTATCTGGATCGAGTATTACTATTCCTGGTCGTTTGCGTGTGCGTGTACAGCTTTTGTCCTGCTCTTCCTCAGTGGAATAGGTCTGTTGATAGTCTCCATGCCACAGATGCCTAGAAATCCATGGGAAACCTGCATGGATGCTGAGCCTGAACAGATATAG